The following are encoded in a window of Limibacter armeniacum genomic DNA:
- a CDS encoding DUF805 domain-containing protein, translated as MNYYLKVLQNYAVFSGRARRSEYWYFVLFNVIFTFVLMGLDVTLGLGFLNSLYSLVVLVPSLAVGVRRMHDVGKSGWFFIIPIYNLILAVSEGEQGDNEYGSDPKTMVF; from the coding sequence ATGAATTACTACCTGAAAGTATTACAGAACTATGCTGTATTCAGCGGCAGAGCAAGAAGAAGTGAGTATTGGTACTTTGTACTGTTTAATGTTATCTTCACATTTGTTCTTATGGGCCTTGATGTAACACTAGGACTTGGCTTTTTAAATTCCCTGTATTCACTAGTTGTTCTAGTACCAAGCCTTGCTGTAGGTGTAAGAAGAATGCACGATGTAGGCAAAAGCGGCTGGTTCTTCATTATCCCTATCTACAACCTGATCTTGGCTGTTAGTGAAGGCGAACAAGGAGACAACGAATACGGTTCTGATCCAAAGACAATGGTATTCTAA
- a CDS encoding PepSY-associated TM helix domain-containing protein, producing MSNRIYNILFHLHTVSGIVISAVLFVIFFTGSFSFFRDEIISWERNQPVEIRDEISLGLDQVLDSIDSQHTLYGRSVSFKHVYNENSINVRLQPSQDSLASEKAKASQFFYLDMQTDDTHTYAEAYSLGEFLYRLHFLAQIPYPAGYYLSGFTAFFFLFAIVTGVLVHWKKIVSNFYLFRPWDKLKTLWTDAHTALGMIGLPFQFVYALTGAFFMIKLLLVAPGVLMLYGGNQGKLYQELGYDAPSYTFENKKLDSDISVDALVAQTKAEWEGFKVTEVKVIHAGDSNMHIVVDGNLAIKDQFTSSGRKIFKASTQEVVYSKSPITDMGYIDHAKNILYRIHFGDYGGYALKVISFILGIVTCFVILSGVMIWLVARDKKNVPEKRKRFNAWVVRIYMGICLSMYPVTAASFVAVQLNNPAGMSFIYQFYFISWLVLSIVFIAINNNAFINRFSLLLGGMIGLLIPLVNGLVTGNWIWVSYAKGYDQIFVVDVFWILISVLTIAISFKLQKKIINAKSMSKAYS from the coding sequence ATGAGTAATAGGATTTATAACATACTCTTTCACCTTCATACAGTCAGTGGCATTGTAATCAGTGCTGTGCTGTTTGTGATTTTTTTTACAGGCTCCTTTTCTTTTTTCAGGGATGAAATTATCAGTTGGGAACGCAACCAACCAGTAGAAATCAGGGATGAGATATCTCTTGGACTAGATCAAGTGTTGGACTCTATAGACAGTCAACATACGCTATATGGTAGAAGTGTCAGCTTTAAGCATGTTTACAATGAAAATAGCATCAATGTAAGGCTTCAGCCATCTCAAGATTCTCTTGCTTCTGAAAAAGCCAAAGCGTCCCAGTTTTTTTACTTGGATATGCAAACAGATGATACACATACCTATGCAGAGGCCTACTCTTTGGGCGAGTTTCTGTATAGACTGCACTTTCTAGCACAGATCCCGTACCCTGCAGGCTATTACCTATCAGGTTTCACTGCCTTTTTCTTCCTTTTTGCTATTGTAACAGGAGTACTGGTACATTGGAAGAAAATTGTCTCGAATTTTTACTTGTTCAGACCTTGGGATAAGCTGAAAACACTTTGGACCGATGCGCATACTGCGTTGGGTATGATAGGGTTGCCATTTCAATTTGTGTATGCACTCACAGGTGCCTTCTTTATGATAAAGCTATTGCTGGTAGCTCCTGGCGTATTGATGCTTTATGGAGGTAACCAAGGAAAGCTATATCAAGAACTGGGATATGATGCACCATCCTATACATTTGAAAACAAAAAGCTGGATAGTGATATAAGTGTTGATGCTTTAGTTGCACAGACTAAAGCTGAATGGGAAGGCTTTAAAGTTACTGAGGTTAAAGTTATCCATGCAGGTGATAGCAACATGCATATTGTCGTGGATGGTAATCTTGCGATCAAAGATCAATTCACTTCTTCAGGAAGAAAGATATTCAAGGCTAGTACACAGGAAGTTGTTTACAGTAAAAGCCCCATTACAGACATGGGCTACATAGACCATGCAAAAAATATCCTTTACAGGATTCATTTTGGAGATTATGGTGGCTATGCCTTGAAAGTTATCAGTTTTATACTTGGGATAGTAACATGCTTTGTCATCCTCTCTGGTGTAATGATTTGGCTGGTTGCCCGTGATAAAAAGAATGTTCCAGAAAAACGAAAGCGTTTCAATGCTTGGGTCGTGCGCATTTATATGGGAATCTGTCTAAGTATGTACCCTGTTACAGCAGCTTCTTTTGTGGCTGTACAGCTTAATAACCCCGCAGGCATGAGCTTTATCTACCAGTTCTACTTTATCAGTTGGTTGGTATTGTCCATTGTATTTATTGCCATCAACAACAATGCTTTTATCAACCGCTTCTCATTACTATTAGGAGGAATGATTGGTTTGCTTATTCCTTTGGTCAATGGGTTGGTCACTGGAAATTGGATTTGGGTAAGCTATGCAAAAGGGTATGATCAGATATTTGTAGTTGACGTTTTTTGGATTCTTATTTCTGTCCTGACAATCGCTATTTCATTCAAGCTTCAGAAAAAAATCATCAATGCCAAAAGCATGTCCAAGGCATATAGTTAA